A region of Desulfobacterales bacterium DNA encodes the following proteins:
- a CDS encoding integration host factor subunit beta, translated as MLKRDLINKVTAQLDGYLKKDIEQVIDIILETMADALNQGRRVEIRGFGSFAVRQRKARKTKNPKTGTIMDIPARKTLHFTMSKSLKESLVKAAE; from the coding sequence ATGCTGAAAAGAGACCTGATTAACAAAGTTACCGCGCAACTTGACGGCTATCTGAAAAAAGATATTGAGCAAGTTATTGACATTATTTTAGAAACCATGGCCGACGCCCTGAACCAGGGCCGGCGGGTGGAGATTCGCGGCTTTGGCAGTTTTGCGGTCCGGCAACGGAAGGCCCGCAAGACCAAGAATCCGAAGACCGGGACGATCATGGATATCCCGGCCCGCAAGACCCTGCATTTTACCATGAGCAAATCGCTGAAAGAGTCCCTGGTAAAGGCGGCGGAATAA
- a CDS encoding threonylcarbamoyl-AMP synthase — translation MLLNINPDNPQPRLIRQMADKLRSGAVICYPTDTVYGIGCDIFNQKAVKRIFQIKKRPKHKPFSFMCSSLKNVSDYGYVSNTAYRLMKKHLPGHYTFVLPATKLVPRIMVTKQKTVGIRVPDNRICLALVEELGNPIVTTSAILDPEASPCSEAFEFEQLLGKLVDLVIDGGRVYPDPSTVIALIENRPEVLRSGKGDVGPFLG, via the coding sequence ATGTTGCTCAATATCAACCCTGATAATCCTCAGCCGCGTCTTATCCGCCAGATGGCGGATAAGCTCAGGAGCGGCGCGGTCATCTGTTATCCCACGGACACTGTTTACGGCATTGGCTGCGATATCTTCAACCAGAAGGCGGTGAAACGGATCTTCCAAATCAAAAAGAGGCCAAAGCACAAGCCCTTCAGCTTCATGTGCTCCAGCCTCAAGAATGTCAGCGATTACGGGTATGTCTCCAATACCGCCTACCGGCTGATGAAAAAACATCTGCCCGGCCACTACACCTTTGTCCTGCCCGCCACCAAACTGGTACCCAGGATCATGGTCACCAAGCAGAAGACAGTCGGTATCAGGGTTCCGGACAACCGGATCTGCCTGGCCCTGGTCGAGGAACTGGGCAACCCCATTGTCACCACCAGCGCCATCCTTGATCCAGAGGCTTCACCTTGTTCCGAGGCCTTTGAGTTCGAGCAACTCCTGGGCAAACTGGTGGACCTGGTCATTGACGGCGGCCGGGTCTATCCCGACCCGTCCACGGTGATTGCCCTGATCGAAAACCGGCCCGAGGTGTTGCGGTCCGGCAAGGGCGACGTGGGGCCGTTTCTCGGTTAA